Proteins encoded by one window of Cystobacter ferrugineus:
- a CDS encoding AAA family ATPase, with translation MSARLPEQELPVELTPFAAVEAAYPTELGRVCEALQRGLPVMVEADKELTPFFYKCLRDRLKREGKQFLYLDGRAAQEPPPGMPAPSLMSTLIAQLREAVRGAVRERIVVLPHLDLLTTSSGGLTTEAREVIPLLYENPEMVWVGFKDPSFPLPRVIENLFPHRESILGVSRERLRYLVTQRESRKFGRGLQPYALYKHVSGVNAVRLRRLLGAITGEDYPADARPAYAQLRNATLSGSLSVPDLDLHRDIGGYVKVKERLQRELLDVLAHKDTLGDAEQVKQVESLLPRGMIFWGPPGTGKTLFAKAMASALGAAVTVVSGPELKSRWVGESEENLRQIFVRARQAAPSIIVFDELDSFASARGTYTGSGVEHSMVNQLLTEMDGFRKEELVFVVGTTNFVESLDPALLRPGRFEFQLCIPYPNSTDRRAILSIYDRKLGLGLSERALEYAVKRTGDLVEGTGSRYSGDHLQALCRALARRRLREGNPGPTEPIDVEQALTEYLDRPELTAAEEKVVATHEAGHALCALHCPHAPPIDRISIRGDLAGSLGFVQYADRAHRYVVTRGQLLDNLCMLFGGREAEALLLEDVSIGSAQDLEQATEIARALVQEFGMGGDATLAVQRFAPHDARAPSLPLSNATLEQLDAQVRHLLESQRQRARDILQRERGLLLALRDLLLERKVLDREAFAHLVPSAAPKESSRG, from the coding sequence GTGAGTGCCCGCCTCCCCGAGCAGGAGCTGCCCGTCGAGCTGACCCCCTTCGCGGCGGTGGAGGCGGCCTATCCCACCGAGCTGGGCCGCGTGTGCGAGGCGCTGCAGCGGGGCCTCCCCGTCATGGTCGAGGCCGACAAGGAGCTGACGCCCTTCTTCTACAAGTGCCTGCGCGATCGGCTCAAACGCGAGGGCAAGCAGTTCCTCTACCTGGATGGCCGCGCCGCCCAGGAGCCTCCTCCGGGCATGCCGGCGCCGAGCCTCATGTCCACGCTCATCGCCCAGTTGCGCGAGGCCGTGCGCGGCGCCGTGCGCGAGCGCATCGTGGTGCTGCCCCACCTGGATCTGCTCACCACCAGCAGCGGAGGGCTCACCACCGAGGCGCGCGAGGTCATCCCCCTGCTCTACGAGAACCCGGAGATGGTGTGGGTGGGCTTCAAGGATCCCTCCTTCCCATTGCCGCGCGTCATCGAGAACCTCTTCCCCCACCGCGAGAGCATCCTGGGCGTGAGCCGCGAGCGGCTGCGCTACCTCGTCACCCAGCGCGAGAGCCGGAAGTTCGGCCGGGGACTCCAGCCCTACGCGCTCTACAAGCACGTGTCCGGCGTGAATGCCGTCCGTCTGCGGCGCCTGCTCGGGGCCATCACCGGTGAGGACTACCCCGCGGACGCTCGCCCCGCGTATGCGCAGTTGCGCAACGCCACCCTGTCCGGTTCGCTCAGCGTGCCGGACCTGGATCTGCACCGGGACATCGGCGGCTACGTGAAGGTGAAGGAGCGGCTCCAGCGCGAGCTGCTGGACGTGCTGGCCCACAAGGACACGCTCGGGGACGCCGAGCAGGTCAAGCAGGTGGAGTCGCTCCTGCCGCGCGGGATGATCTTCTGGGGCCCTCCTGGCACGGGCAAGACGCTCTTCGCCAAGGCGATGGCCTCGGCGCTCGGCGCGGCCGTCACCGTGGTGAGCGGTCCCGAGCTCAAGAGCCGCTGGGTGGGCGAGAGCGAGGAGAACCTCCGGCAGATCTTCGTGCGCGCCCGCCAGGCCGCCCCCAGCATCATCGTCTTCGACGAGCTGGATTCCTTCGCCTCGGCGCGCGGCACGTACACGGGCTCGGGGGTGGAGCACTCGATGGTGAACCAGCTCCTCACGGAGATGGACGGCTTCCGCAAGGAGGAGCTCGTCTTCGTGGTGGGCACCACCAACTTCGTCGAGTCGTTGGATCCCGCGCTCCTGCGTCCCGGCCGCTTCGAGTTCCAGCTCTGCATTCCCTATCCCAACAGCACGGACCGGCGCGCCATCCTCTCCATCTATGACCGCAAGCTCGGCCTGGGTTTGTCCGAGCGCGCCCTGGAGTACGCGGTGAAGCGCACGGGGGATCTGGTGGAGGGCACCGGCTCGCGCTACTCCGGCGATCACCTCCAGGCGCTGTGCCGCGCACTGGCGCGGCGGCGGCTGCGCGAGGGGAACCCGGGCCCCACCGAGCCCATCGACGTGGAGCAGGCCCTCACCGAGTACCTCGATCGGCCCGAGCTCACCGCCGCCGAGGAGAAGGTGGTGGCCACCCACGAGGCCGGCCATGCCCTCTGCGCGCTGCACTGTCCCCACGCGCCGCCCATCGATCGCATCTCCATCCGGGGAGACCTCGCGGGCTCGCTCGGCTTCGTGCAGTACGCGGACCGGGCCCACCGCTATGTGGTCACCCGGGGCCAGCTCCTCGACAACCTCTGCATGCTCTTCGGCGGCCGCGAGGCCGAGGCGCTCCTGCTGGAGGATGTCTCCATCGGCAGCGCGCAGGACCTGGAGCAGGCCACGGAGATCGCCCGCGCGCTCGTGCAGGAGTTCGGCATGGGCGGGGATGCCACGCTCGCGGTGCAACGCTTCGCCCCGCATGACGCACGAGCGCCCTCGCTCCCGCTCTCCAATGCCACGCTCGAGCAGTTGGATGCCCAGGTGCGGCACCTGCTCGAGTCCCAGCGGCAGCGGGCCCGGGACATCCTCCAGCGCGAGCGGGGCCTGCTCCTCGCGCTGCGCGACCTGCTGCTCGAACGCAAGGTGCTCGACCGCGAGGCCTTCGCCCACCTGGTGCCCTCCGCGGCGCCCAAGGAGTCCAGCCGTGGCTAG
- a CDS encoding 4Fe-4S single cluster domain-containing protein, with protein sequence MSEVPQPSEPALRVAQFVPRTEAEGPGHRFALWLQGCPLRCPGCCNPEMFAPDRGPLVTVEELARRVLSTPDIEGFSLLGGEPFAQPGPAAALCERLRGAGLSIMIFSGYTLAELRAQANPEVDRLLATADLLVDGRYEKDQPDTRRRWIGSRNQVLHFLTPRYSPEDPRFSAPNTAEIHFVDGKLVINGWPELANRLRP encoded by the coding sequence ATGAGCGAAGTCCCGCAGCCTTCAGAGCCCGCCCTCCGGGTGGCCCAGTTCGTCCCCCGTACCGAGGCGGAGGGTCCCGGTCACCGCTTCGCCCTCTGGCTCCAGGGCTGCCCGCTGCGCTGCCCGGGGTGCTGCAACCCGGAGATGTTCGCCCCCGATCGCGGCCCTCTCGTCACCGTCGAGGAGCTCGCCCGGCGCGTCCTCTCCACCCCGGACATCGAGGGCTTCAGCCTCCTCGGGGGAGAGCCCTTCGCCCAGCCCGGCCCCGCCGCCGCCCTGTGCGAGCGCCTCCGCGGGGCCGGTCTTTCCATCATGATCTTCAGCGGCTACACCCTCGCCGAGCTGCGCGCCCAGGCGAATCCGGAGGTGGACCGGCTCCTCGCCACCGCCGACCTGCTCGTCGACGGCCGCTACGAGAAGGACCAGCCGGACACGCGCCGCCGTTGGATTGGCTCGCGCAACCAGGTCCTGCACTTCCTCACTCCTCGCTACTCTCCGGAAGACCCTCGGTTCTCCGCTCCCAACACCGCCGAAATCCACTTCGTGGACGGCAAGCTCGTCATCAACGGCTGGCCCGAGCTCGCCAACCGGTTGCGGCCATGA
- a CDS encoding Uma2 family endonuclease has protein sequence MVTRRPPESESTEPNDPSVEAAFQAAPEEMVAEILDGVLYLSPRPARPHANVASNLGILIGGPFKFGRGGPGGWVILSEPELHLGPRPDKLVPDVAGWTRERLPRAVGGDDAPAHYGLAPDWACEILSDRTRSRDKGPKMRIYVREGVRHLWLVEPLARTLDIYRLTEGQWVLAQTFAGEERVRAEPFEAIEFELPLLWSE, from the coding sequence ATGGTCACTCGTCGCCCTCCCGAGTCCGAGTCCACCGAGCCCAACGACCCGTCCGTGGAGGCGGCCTTCCAGGCCGCTCCCGAGGAGATGGTGGCGGAGATCCTGGATGGGGTGCTGTACCTCAGCCCGCGTCCGGCCCGCCCTCATGCCAACGTGGCGTCGAACCTGGGCATCCTCATCGGAGGGCCCTTCAAGTTCGGCAGGGGCGGGCCGGGGGGATGGGTCATCCTCTCCGAGCCGGAGCTGCACCTCGGTCCACGCCCGGACAAGCTCGTGCCGGACGTGGCTGGGTGGACGCGCGAGCGTCTGCCGCGTGCCGTCGGTGGAGACGATGCGCCGGCGCACTACGGCCTGGCGCCGGACTGGGCCTGCGAGATTCTTTCTGACCGCACGCGCAGCCGGGACAAGGGCCCGAAGATGCGCATCTACGTTCGGGAAGGCGTGAGGCACCTGTGGCTGGTGGAGCCGCTGGCCCGCACGCTGGACATCTACCGGCTGACGGAGGGCCAGTGGGTGCTCGCTCAGACCTTCGCGGGAGAAGAGCGGGTGAGGGCCGAGCCGTTCGAGGCCATCGAGTTCGAGCTGCCGCTCCTCTGGTCCGAGTGA
- a CDS encoding GNAT family N-acetyltransferase encodes MTTLAGTLATRPPYRLRTPRLLLRCMEPSDAALRKDAVDSSGAFLEQFFPLTPEGRMSLDAHAAQIRKLRGSFDLDQDRAHGAFEPETGRMLGEGGLLKRAGIEALEIAYWFRHDATGQGLATEMASALVKTAFEFDKVKRLDLFCAPDNERSAAMARRLGFTFEGRLRDRQLAPHHPRGDLLSFTLLASEYPQTRAHQLPLEAFDFLGRRIA; translated from the coding sequence ATGACGACGCTTGCCGGCACCCTCGCCACCAGACCGCCCTACCGCTTACGAACGCCCCGCCTCCTCCTGCGCTGCATGGAGCCCTCCGATGCCGCGCTCCGCAAGGACGCGGTGGACTCCAGCGGAGCATTCCTCGAGCAATTCTTCCCTCTCACTCCCGAGGGACGCATGTCCCTGGATGCCCACGCCGCGCAGATCCGCAAGCTCCGGGGTAGCTTCGATCTGGACCAGGATCGCGCTCATGGCGCCTTCGAGCCGGAAACCGGCAGGATGCTCGGCGAGGGCGGGCTGCTCAAGCGCGCTGGCATCGAGGCGCTGGAGATCGCCTATTGGTTCCGCCACGACGCGACGGGCCAGGGTCTCGCCACGGAGATGGCCTCGGCGCTGGTCAAGACCGCCTTCGAATTCGACAAGGTGAAACGCCTGGACCTGTTCTGCGCGCCAGACAACGAGCGGAGCGCGGCCATGGCCCGCCGGCTGGGCTTCACCTTCGAGGGACGACTGCGCGACCGGCAGCTCGCGCCGCACCACCCGCGCGGCGACCTGCTGAGCTTCACCCTCCTCGCCTCCGAGTACCCCCAGACCCGGGCCCACCAGCTCCCACTCGAGGCCTTCGATTTCCTCGGACGGCGGATCGCCTGA
- a CDS encoding bifunctional serine/threonine-protein kinase/formylglycine-generating enzyme family protein, with product MADLAPSNSMRQSISHCLSDELLVELLEDRLPDEELARIHRHAAGCDDCRALLATFTPGIQRAGEEATEDCEPASTPRESGPVWTPPDAFDAFRLEGELGRGGMGVVYLAHDTSLDRRVAVKFMASSQPAPWVRERFATEARALARLQHPHIVNVFSVGEVSGHPYIVSEYVVGESLAALPLPVPWRRVLALGIGLARGLAAAHRQGVLHRDLKPSNALVTREGVVKLLDFGLAERFEVGAAEASTSRPIGGTLPYMAPELLAGAPASPRSDLYALGLILHELCTGEVPRRASLRPPEAPARAGLVPGIEPDFAAIITRCLAANPLERFASAEALLESLERLERLSAPEPLAAGNPYRGLAPFEAEHRSLFFGRDADIRAVLERLRSRALVLVAGDSGTGKSSLCRAGVLPRVAAGALDEGREWTTLTLWPGHRPLEALAAALAPLLGRKEAELVTALADRPAWLGQALREAHSSGRGLLLFIDQLEELLTLSEPVQAAHFARLLGEFALPSVGVHVLLAVRGDFLTRLCALPGLGDEAERGLYILRPLSPEGVREAIVGPARSRGVAFESGELLQTLVASTANGVGSLPLLQFALAELWERRNPEQGGRITREALEEMGGVAGALSRHADGVLARLSPSEHAAARRLLLQLVTEEGTRIERGEDELAESSDGASRAALRALVEGRLLHTRTVGGQPRWEIAHESLIESWGTLRDWRDDDIGHRVVRKRVEAASAEWARLMRARDALWGQRQLDEARLLEPSTLGSRERAFLLASQRAVTRQRWGRWLAVLGLALAVCASYGGLRLHAYLEDARFVATEHGLAREALAAGRDLAQRARVRREEALALFDGRAPPSVGLQTLSGPDGPRRAAERQWTQALALRDQADAAYTRASRNLERALDRDRHHVGTRRLISELTYERALLAERFHQSREHDEWVRRLEQEVDTAQVGTEWLQRHKAPAELEIITTPPGARVELERYTQEEGTIRREPVAEASSLGPTPIARLRLPEGSYVLHVTQPGRVPVDLPLLLSHGARETVRLTLPTAVPDGYVYIPPGCFLLGSAEPEAVRRFSFSAPIHRFCLNAGYLIGQREVTFGDWLTYLDDLPPDAPARRILEQPRFGDGGAVTLRRHPGAGWSFTFYRSREEFSTAKVGEAFVYAGRTRRNTADWRRFPLFGVSAQDLEGYFYWLDRTKRLPGARLCGQHEWEYAARGADGRRYPHGEELRPDDANIDATYDREPTSFGPDMVGSHPASVSPFGLHDMAGNAYELTRSVTPEFGRVVLRGGSWYYDAFAAASADLSPGDPTARDVRIGVRVCASFSPR from the coding sequence GTGGCCGACCTGGCTCCTTCCAACTCCATGCGTCAGTCCATCTCCCATTGCCTGTCGGACGAGCTCCTGGTCGAACTGCTCGAGGATCGGTTGCCGGACGAAGAGCTGGCGCGGATCCATCGGCACGCGGCCGGGTGCGACGACTGCCGGGCTCTGCTCGCCACGTTCACACCTGGCATTCAGCGCGCGGGGGAAGAGGCCACGGAGGACTGCGAACCGGCTAGTACCCCGCGGGAGTCGGGGCCCGTCTGGACGCCACCCGACGCGTTCGACGCGTTCCGCCTCGAAGGCGAGCTCGGCCGTGGCGGCATGGGTGTCGTCTACCTGGCGCACGACACCTCGCTGGATCGGCGCGTGGCGGTGAAGTTCATGGCCTCGAGTCAGCCGGCTCCCTGGGTCCGTGAGCGCTTCGCGACCGAGGCCCGGGCGCTCGCGCGCCTGCAGCACCCCCACATCGTCAATGTGTTCAGCGTCGGCGAGGTGAGCGGCCACCCGTACATCGTCTCCGAGTACGTCGTCGGCGAGAGCCTCGCGGCGCTGCCCCTGCCGGTGCCCTGGCGCCGGGTCCTCGCCCTGGGCATCGGACTTGCCCGGGGGCTCGCGGCGGCGCATCGCCAGGGCGTGCTCCACCGCGACCTCAAGCCCTCCAACGCCCTGGTCACCCGGGAAGGCGTGGTGAAGCTGCTCGACTTCGGTCTGGCCGAGCGCTTCGAGGTGGGGGCGGCCGAGGCCTCCACCTCGCGCCCCATCGGCGGCACGCTGCCCTACATGGCGCCCGAGCTTCTCGCCGGTGCTCCCGCGAGCCCGCGAAGTGATCTCTACGCCCTGGGGCTCATCCTCCACGAGTTGTGCACGGGCGAGGTGCCGCGCCGCGCGTCCCTCCGGCCCCCGGAGGCGCCTGCCCGTGCCGGGCTCGTGCCGGGCATCGAGCCGGACTTCGCCGCGATCATCACGCGGTGTCTCGCGGCCAATCCGCTCGAGCGCTTCGCCTCGGCCGAGGCACTCCTCGAGTCCCTGGAGCGGCTGGAGCGCCTCAGCGCGCCCGAGCCGCTGGCCGCCGGCAATCCCTACCGCGGCCTGGCTCCCTTCGAGGCCGAGCACCGGTCGCTCTTCTTCGGGCGCGACGCCGACATCCGCGCCGTGCTCGAGCGCCTGCGCTCGCGCGCCCTGGTCCTCGTCGCCGGGGACTCCGGGACCGGCAAGTCCTCGCTGTGCCGCGCCGGCGTCCTGCCCCGGGTGGCCGCTGGCGCCCTGGATGAAGGCCGTGAGTGGACCACGCTCACGTTGTGGCCCGGCCATCGTCCGCTCGAGGCCCTCGCCGCCGCGCTCGCGCCCCTGCTCGGCCGGAAGGAGGCGGAGCTCGTCACCGCGCTCGCGGACAGGCCGGCCTGGCTCGGCCAGGCGCTGCGCGAGGCGCACTCGAGTGGACGGGGCCTGCTGCTCTTCATCGATCAACTCGAGGAGCTCCTCACCCTCTCCGAACCGGTCCAGGCGGCGCACTTCGCCCGGCTCCTCGGGGAGTTCGCCCTGCCGTCGGTCGGGGTGCACGTGCTGTTGGCGGTGCGCGGCGACTTCCTGACGCGCCTGTGCGCGCTTCCCGGCCTGGGCGATGAGGCGGAGCGGGGGCTCTACATCCTCCGCCCCCTGTCACCCGAAGGGGTGCGCGAGGCCATCGTCGGGCCCGCGCGCAGCCGGGGCGTGGCCTTCGAATCGGGTGAGCTCCTCCAGACGCTCGTCGCCTCCACGGCCAATGGCGTGGGCAGCTTGCCCCTCCTCCAGTTCGCGCTCGCCGAACTGTGGGAGCGGCGCAATCCCGAGCAGGGCGGCCGCATCACGCGGGAGGCGCTCGAGGAGATGGGCGGGGTGGCGGGAGCGCTGTCCCGGCATGCCGACGGAGTGCTCGCGCGCCTGAGTCCCTCGGAGCACGCGGCGGCGCGGCGCCTCCTGCTCCAACTCGTGACGGAGGAGGGCACGCGCATCGAGCGTGGCGAAGACGAGCTCGCCGAGTCCTCGGATGGGGCTTCCCGTGCCGCCCTTCGCGCGCTCGTCGAAGGCCGCCTCCTGCACACGCGCACCGTGGGCGGCCAGCCGCGCTGGGAGATCGCCCACGAGTCGCTCATCGAGAGCTGGGGCACGCTCCGCGACTGGCGCGATGACGACATCGGCCATCGTGTGGTGCGCAAGCGGGTCGAGGCGGCCAGCGCCGAGTGGGCGCGCCTCATGCGGGCCCGCGACGCCCTCTGGGGGCAGCGGCAGCTCGACGAGGCGCGGCTGCTCGAGCCCTCCACGCTGGGCTCGCGCGAGCGTGCCTTCCTCCTCGCTTCCCAGCGCGCCGTGACACGCCAGCGCTGGGGGCGCTGGCTCGCGGTGCTGGGCCTCGCGCTCGCCGTCTGTGCTTCCTATGGCGGGCTTCGTCTTCATGCGTACCTCGAGGACGCGCGCTTCGTCGCCACCGAGCACGGTCTGGCACGGGAGGCGCTCGCCGCGGGCCGTGACCTCGCCCAGCGGGCCCGCGTACGCCGCGAGGAGGCGTTGGCGCTGTTCGATGGCCGGGCGCCGCCGTCCGTGGGCCTCCAGACCTTGTCGGGACCCGATGGTCCGAGGCGAGCCGCCGAGCGGCAATGGACCCAGGCGCTTGCCCTGCGCGATCAGGCGGATGCGGCCTACACACGTGCCAGCCGGAACCTCGAGCGGGCCCTGGATCGCGATCGCCACCACGTGGGCACGCGCCGGCTCATCTCGGAGCTCACCTATGAACGGGCCCTCCTCGCCGAGCGCTTTCACCAAAGCCGCGAGCATGACGAGTGGGTGCGGCGTCTGGAGCAGGAGGTGGATACGGCTCAGGTGGGCACGGAATGGCTGCAACGGCACAAGGCCCCGGCCGAACTGGAGATCATCACCACCCCACCTGGCGCACGCGTCGAGCTCGAGCGCTACACCCAGGAGGAGGGGACCATCCGCCGTGAGCCCGTCGCGGAGGCCAGCTCCCTGGGGCCGACCCCCATCGCCCGCCTTCGCCTGCCCGAGGGCTCCTATGTGCTCCACGTCACGCAGCCGGGGCGTGTGCCGGTGGACCTGCCGCTGCTGCTCTCGCACGGTGCCCGCGAAACGGTCCGCCTCACGCTCCCCACCGCGGTGCCTGACGGCTATGTCTACATCCCGCCGGGCTGTTTCCTCCTGGGCAGCGCCGAGCCCGAGGCGGTGCGCAGGTTCTCGTTCAGCGCGCCGATTCATCGGTTCTGTCTCAACGCGGGGTACCTGATCGGCCAGCGGGAGGTGACGTTCGGCGACTGGCTGACCTACCTCGACGACCTGCCTCCGGATGCGCCCGCGAGGCGGATCCTCGAGCAGCCGCGCTTCGGCGATGGTGGGGCGGTGACGCTGCGGCGGCATCCCGGCGCTGGCTGGAGCTTCACCTTCTATCGTTCGCGAGAGGAGTTCAGCACGGCGAAGGTGGGCGAGGCCTTTGTCTACGCGGGGCGGACCCGGCGGAACACCGCTGACTGGAGAAGGTTTCCCCTGTTCGGCGTCTCCGCGCAGGACCTGGAAGGCTACTTCTACTGGCTCGACCGGACGAAGCGTCTGCCAGGAGCGCGCCTGTGTGGCCAGCACGAGTGGGAGTACGCGGCCCGGGGAGCGGATGGCCGCCGATACCCCCATGGCGAGGAACTGCGGCCCGACGACGCCAACATCGACGCGACCTACGACCGGGAGCCCACGTCCTTTGGGCCCGACATGGTCGGCTCCCACCCCGCGTCGGTGAGCCCCTTCGGTCTGCATGACATGGCCGGCAACGCCTACGAGCTCACGCGCTCCGTGACACCGGAGTTCGGGCGCGTCGTTCTCCGGGGCGGCTCGTGGTACTACGACGCCTTCGCCGCGGCCAGTGCGGACCTCTCTCCCGGTGATCCCACGGCGCGCGACGTCAGGATCGGCGTGCGCGTCTGTGCTTCGTTTTCTCCACGGTAG
- a CDS encoding sigma-70 family RNA polymerase sigma factor, which produces MDEVRELVATFLAHTKVRFVPPTEAEAAALDQVLIRAWEEARAQWPGVVLPAGPFVLHLAERLPEANPHGPIAPLLARMSLAELYLACACLQGLASAQEAFERNYLARLPEKLRGLKQPEGIIDDVCQITRVKLLVATPESAPRIGEYTGRGALLNWVLVTAGRIATRLRAAEKPAPEQDAEELLKALPGQGIDPELDVMKRRHHAEFRQALREASSTLSADERHLLRLHFADRLSTYELASLFRVNQSTISRWLKSARQRVYEETRSRLKARLGLSTLGFKSFLAFVDSQLDLSLSQLLEDKGTETPPAGTPPEDG; this is translated from the coding sequence ATGGATGAGGTGCGAGAACTGGTCGCGACATTTCTCGCGCACACGAAGGTGCGCTTCGTCCCCCCCACGGAGGCGGAGGCCGCCGCGCTCGACCAGGTGCTCATCCGCGCCTGGGAGGAGGCTCGCGCGCAGTGGCCGGGCGTGGTGCTCCCCGCGGGGCCGTTCGTGCTCCACCTCGCCGAGCGGCTGCCCGAGGCGAATCCCCACGGCCCCATCGCGCCGCTCCTCGCCAGGATGTCCCTGGCGGAACTCTACCTCGCGTGTGCGTGTCTTCAGGGCCTCGCCTCCGCCCAGGAGGCCTTCGAGCGGAACTATCTGGCCAGGCTGCCGGAGAAGCTCCGGGGTCTCAAACAACCCGAAGGGATCATCGACGACGTCTGCCAGATAACGCGCGTGAAGCTCCTGGTCGCCACTCCCGAGAGCGCACCCAGGATTGGAGAATACACGGGGCGAGGCGCGCTGCTGAACTGGGTGCTCGTCACCGCGGGGCGCATCGCCACCCGGCTGCGGGCCGCCGAGAAGCCCGCGCCCGAGCAAGACGCGGAAGAACTCCTCAAGGCGCTGCCGGGGCAAGGGATCGACCCGGAGTTGGATGTCATGAAGCGGCGCCACCACGCCGAGTTCCGCCAGGCCCTGCGCGAAGCCTCCTCCACGCTCTCGGCCGACGAGCGCCACCTGCTCCGCCTCCACTTCGCCGATCGTCTCTCGACGTACGAGCTGGCCTCGCTCTTTCGCGTCAATCAATCGACCATCTCCCGCTGGTTGAAGAGCGCACGGCAGAGGGTCTACGAGGAGACCCGTTCCCGCCTGAAGGCACGTCTGGGCCTCTCCACCCTGGGCTTCAAGAGCTTCCTGGCCTTCGTCGATAGCCAGTTGGACCTGAGCCTCAGCCAGCTCCTGGAGGACAAGGGCACCGAGACTCCTCCAGCCGGGACTCCTCCAGAGGACGGCTGA
- a CDS encoding ADYC domain-containing protein: MNAMKKFPLVCLFLQLPALAWAGAPASATPVHEAERYARRCQSQAAYRIARPQGTMLWGTKRDWDTEKVTEERSSVLVSAELAPLRQADAGVKALRLEGGHLVASPVPEAGGVTSGVVGTVLHATDSHGRRVEVAICGAEPSAEDPGMVFYRIEAWNAVAQEWENPCVGLDRVTDSRALVVSGFWDASGAHHEAPGKLTFACQNGAIAKCILWGYKPWASRDGQPLTGLHQACTRMARADYCGNGRSHTHQETTIDMYDRLGLIQRTTEASEEWDPARASFEAAWAPDGATCLARTRDGRAMETILQECPNRFQKGAVAELGGGDRCTVRRVDVHPGSALLRNLSYGGPKGTTAPVQGR, from the coding sequence ATGAACGCGATGAAGAAGTTTCCGCTGGTCTGCCTGTTCCTTCAGCTCCCCGCGTTGGCGTGGGCCGGCGCTCCGGCCTCCGCGACGCCCGTGCACGAAGCCGAGCGCTACGCGCGCCGGTGTCAGTCCCAGGCCGCCTACCGCATCGCCAGGCCCCAGGGGACGATGCTGTGGGGCACCAAGCGGGACTGGGACACCGAGAAGGTGACCGAGGAGCGCAGCAGCGTGCTCGTCTCGGCCGAGCTCGCGCCCCTGCGTCAGGCGGATGCCGGGGTGAAGGCGCTGCGGCTCGAGGGTGGGCACCTGGTGGCCTCTCCCGTCCCGGAGGCAGGGGGGGTCACCAGCGGCGTCGTCGGCACCGTGCTCCATGCCACCGACAGTCACGGCAGGCGCGTGGAGGTGGCCATCTGCGGCGCCGAGCCCTCCGCCGAGGATCCCGGGATGGTCTTCTACCGCATCGAGGCCTGGAACGCGGTGGCCCAGGAATGGGAGAACCCCTGTGTTGGCTTGGACCGCGTGACCGATTCCCGCGCTCTCGTGGTGAGCGGCTTCTGGGACGCCAGCGGGGCTCACCACGAGGCCCCGGGCAAGCTCACCTTCGCCTGTCAGAACGGCGCCATCGCCAAGTGCATCCTCTGGGGCTACAAGCCCTGGGCCAGCCGCGACGGGCAGCCGCTGACCGGCCTCCATCAGGCCTGCACCCGTATGGCGCGTGCGGACTATTGCGGCAATGGCCGGAGCCACACGCACCAGGAAACCACCATCGACATGTACGATCGGCTCGGGCTGATCCAGCGGACGACCGAGGCCTCGGAGGAATGGGACCCCGCGAGGGCTTCCTTCGAGGCGGCGTGGGCACCCGACGGGGCCACCTGCCTGGCGCGCACCCGTGATGGCCGTGCGATGGAGACGATCCTCCAGGAGTGTCCCAACCGGTTCCAGAAGGGCGCGGTGGCCGAGCTGGGCGGGGGCGATCGCTGCACGGTGCGCCGGGTGGACGTCCACCCCGGCTCCGCGCTGCTGCGGAACCTGTCGTATGGAGGCCCGAAAGGCACCACCGCCCCCGTCCAGGGCCGGTGA